ATAGCACCTGTTGTAGCTTTGTTCAGCTTACGGAACTCAATTCCAGCAGCAGTTAGCTCTTGAGACATCTCGTAAGGCTCAACACCATCATAGCCACATGCAATAGAGCCATCATGCTTTAAAACCCAAACATAGTTTGTCGCCTCATACACCTTCTCACCTTCTTCTAAAATTGCTTGTGAGCTATTAAGAAAGACCGTCAAAGTGTACTGCTTAGCCACCACATTAGGTTGAGGATTGGTAACATAAATTACAAATTGCTCATAAATGGCATTTTGATCTACAAGAATCAAACGAGCATCAAAGCTAAGCGGAGCCATCATGGTGCAAAGTCCATCTGCTGTGCACACATTGAGATCGACCAACAGTTCAATTCCACCTTGTGAGCGAATCACAGAAATAGGACCTCGATAGCCACCTTCACCTGTAGGTCTTAATCCTGTGTGAACCTCATGCACACTTAAGTGCGCTGGCAAAATTGTTAATGCCTGAGCGTGGAATGCACCGAAAAACACAATCATCATAGCTAGTACTTGTTTCATAAACCCTCCTAATTTGGTTTTTTTGTTACAAGAAAAGATTTACGACCAAAGACTAGTCCGAGCAATTATTTAATAAACAATTTAATTAAAATATTTTATTTTTTATAAACTTTATTTGCCATGATTCAACGGCCCTAAAGGCCATCCCCACACAGCTTTCGGCATTCAATGCGACAGTCCTCATCGGCCCAAGCCAACCCAACCGCAAACTGTCACCCTCACATAGGCTTTAGCTTGATAATGTAATAGCCAATTAAACTGGTTATATTCTTTAGAAAGGGTTAGCAACAAGAGGTGCGGGAATATCCAGAGCCAGAGAAATAGCCCTATAAGCTTCATATTCTCTTAGTGTAATTTTACCATCGCTAAATAAAGCGCTCCTTACGGCTAGGAGCACTTCCCTACGAGTTTGAAGCGATTTAGTTCGCAATTGTCTAAGAAGTAAGGTCGTATCTCCTAACTCAATGGATTTGGGTGGAGTCACTGACTCTTGTTTCACGCCCATATATTTTTCCAGAGCTTGTTGATAAATTTGCAGTTCATGCTGCTCAGAAGTCTTATTGAGCTTCACGCACAGAAAGAGCAGAGACCGCAGATGCTCAAGTTGTATTCTTGAAACTTCTTTTTCTAATAAGTTATTCGCCATAAAACAGCAATAAATCAGATGTTCAAAAGGTTCGATGACTTCATCGGCCATCATCAGCTCTTGAAGGGAAGCTAAAAATACACCTTTGGCCTCTTTATCTAAACTTTGCGCACGTGCAAGTGCAATGAAAACCACAGAGTTGACTAACTCCACACACTCTTCATCGGGTAAAATGGAATCATTAAGTTTCTTTTCAGAAAAATCTTGTCCATAATGTTTTCTCAGTACCGCAATCTGTTTGGTTTTGATGACCTCATCATGGGAGATAAAAAGCCCCCACACAGGATATTTAAAATCTTCTAACGTATGTAACGCGTGTTCTACCTCTGGCTGTTTACGCAAGCTTCCCAAGAGTCTCTCTGCCTCTCGATACGAAAGGTAAGGATCAAACAACAAAGAACTGTCGGCAACCACTCGTTGAGCAGTCACCTGTGGGCCAAGATGATCAAAGGGAATATGAATCGTATTTTTTTTCTTTTCTACTTTTGGAGTTTCTTTCTTGGTAAATAACTTTTCTGTTTCAGGATGCACACCCAAATACTCTTTATCCAAAACTGCAATACGATCTTCTATGGGAGGATGAGTGGCAAAAACTCCAAACAGTCCCTGATGAGCCGAAGACACAAAACACATGTGGGAAATATTAGCGGCTTGAAAGTGATTCATCTTAACAAAAATTTGGTCTCTGATCTTTGCTAAAGCACTAGCAAGAGCCGACGGGTTTCTGGTGAATTGCACAGCCAGACTGTCAGCTAAAAATTCTCGCTTACGAGAAAACATACTTTGCAAAGCACGACCACAGTAGGCTCCGAGTGCTCCTATACATACCAAAAGCACTGCAATCAGAAGAATCTGACCTGCACCACCGCCACCACGTCTATTACTGCTACTGCTGCTACTACTTCGGCTTGATGATCTTAAAATTCTTATCCCTGTCGTCATAATGATGGTCATCGAAAAGATGCAACTCAACAGCAATGTATTTACACTTACATCAGCACTGGTAATGTGACCGACTTCATGGGCAATCACGGCTTGCATTTCATCTCGATTCAAATGATCCAAGGCCCCTTGTGTGACCACGATATGTGCGGTCCTTAAATCATACCCCGCTGTAAACGCATTGATTGAATGTTCATTAGTAAGCAAATAGGTTTTCACCACAGGAATGCCCGCAGAGATGCACATCTCTTCGACTATATTTAATAGACGTCTTTCGGCCTCAGAAACATTACTATGGTAAAAGACTTCTCGATACACCATAGACTGCACCACAGCCCGAGGGTAAGAGTAGTATTGGAAGATCTTAAATAAAAACCCACCCATAAAAAGCAACAAAAACAGTCCAATGATCGCCCATTGCATGTGTGCCGTATGCGGGTGAATAAAAAAAATCTTTTGTAAAAACTCTGAAGCGGTTCGAGTCACAGGCTGTTCACGCAAGTCCAGAATAGACTTCGCCTCTGGCAAAGAAGACGGTGGAACAACATCCGTTTGGTATTTATAAGCCGTTGTAGAATAAGTAGGATAGGAGTTTTCTGTCATGCCGCCCACAATCCAGTACACAGCAATATTGAACACATACAGTAAGAACAGCATAAGCAAGAAAAAGACCACAAGCACTCGTTGTGATTTCTTTCTTGCCCGTCTTTGATGTTCAAAAAAATCAGTCATGGATTGTTTTGGGTTTTGGGTTTTAACTTTTAATCAAAGCTGACTTTTACAGGTTCTTTTGCCTTAGGGTCTTCGACTTTTAAAAATTCAAATTCTTTAAACGAAAACATTCCTGCGAAAATATTATTAGGAAATACCTGGATAGATGTATTGTAGCTCATGACCGAATCATTGTAGGCTTGTCTTGAGAAAGAGACTTTGTTTTCTGTAGAGGTCAGTTCTTCCATTAACCCCTTCATGGTCTCATTGGCTTTAAGCTCTGGATAGTTTTCCACGATCAACAGCATACGACTCATCTGGGACATCAGTTGATTTTCTGCTTGTTGCAACTCTTTCACCGCTTCTGTATTTGCTGGATCAGAGTTCACTTTCTTTTGCGCCCCCACAGCCATATTTCTGGCTTGCACCACGGCCTCAAAAGTTTCTCTTTCGTGGGACATGAACTTTTTAGCGGTTTCCACTAAATTTGGAATCAATTCAAAACGACGCGTGAGCTGCACATCAATTTGCGACAGGGCATTTTTCACGGCATTCTTTAAACGCACCAACTTATTATAAATTGTCGCCGCCATGATGGCGACAGCAGCCACTACCAAACCAAAAACCAACATAGTCACTCCTCGTTGCTAAAAATTTAATCCCAGTCTAACTGATCCTGATGGGGTTCGCATTAGATTATGTGGGGGCTCGACTTTTTGACGGGACTCGCTCTTTCTAGGCTAAGATTCTAATTACTCTCTCGAAACGACCCAGACGATTGCGGGTGCGAAGCGTCTTCGGCTTTCGTCATAAGTTTTGAACTGAAATTAAAATTGAGAAACCCTTTGGGCTCCCTCAATTTTAATTTCAGTTCAAAACTTATGACGCAAGTCGGATACGCATCGCTCGCCTCGGAGGGTCGCTTCGAGAGAGTAATTAGAATTTTAGCCTAGAAAGAACGAGGCCCTAGAGTTGGAGCGAGAAAATAAAGTGTGTATTAAAGGGCGGAGAGGGTGATTTTTACTTTGTTGCCTTTTTTGAATTCTTTGCCGTTTATAAAATCAACGTCGCGTACGACGCCTTGGCCGCGGATGTCGAAGTCGACTTCGCTTTGGCGTAAGATGTTGAGAGCTTCGCGCAGGGTTAGGCCTTTTAGACTATGGGGGGATGGCTCTTGTGGAGTCTTGCTGGCCAATTCTTGTTCGCAGCTTAAGTCTTTACATTCAAATAAGTTCTCTTCTTGAATGACTTCTGGAGATACACCTTCTTTGGATAAAGCAAATCGAGCCACTTTAGAAAATACGGGAGCCGCCACCTTAGAACCGTAGTGATCCTTGGTGGGTTCGTCCACTCCGATGTAGATGACAAACTTGGGTTTACCCGCAGGGACCATGCCCACAAAACTGCTAAAATATTTATCTTTATGATAACCACCATTTACCAAATCCACTTTGTGTGCGGTTCCTGTTTTGCCTGCCACTAAATATCCATTCACAGAGGCGGCTTTACCTGAACCGTGGTCTTGCACTACAGATGTGAGCATCATTCTGACTTTCTTAGCTGTGCTTTCAGTCATCACTCGTTTTTCTTGGCGTTTGATCTTTACGTCCAATCCCGTAGGATCAATCATGCGATCCACAAGATGAGGCTGTTTCCAAATTCCATTATTTGCAACTGCCGCGTAAGCTGCTGCCACTTGTATAGGGCTTGCGGTAAAGCCATGACCAAAAGATGCTGAAATGTTCATGTGCTCAGGCCAAGTCTTGCTATAGAAGAGCCCCGTGCTTTCTCCAGGAAAATCAATTTCGGTCTTTTGACCAAAGCCCACTTTTTTATAAAAATCTCTCAGCGTATTTTTAGAAAGCCCTTGTGCTAACTGTGTGAAGACCACATTGGAAGACACAGCTAGCCCTTGAGTCAATGTCATGGTTTCACAATCTTTTTTGGAACTGTCTTTGATTGTACGTTTGCCCACTTTGATTTTTCCATCAAGGCAAGCAAATGCAGAGTTAGGAGAATAGGCTTGATTCTCTAAAGCCGCAGCCACCGCAAAAGGTTTGATCACACTTCCCTGCTCCATAGATTCTTGGAATAGACTGTTGATTCTCACTTGAGGTTTTACGTTACGCGCATTGTTCAGATCATAAGAGGGCCATACGCCTGCCGCCCTGATTCCTCCTGTTTCTACATCTAAAATCAAGCCGATGGCTTTTTTTGCACCCTGTTCTTCATAAACTTTTTTAAGTTCCATCTCTAAATAATGTTGAAATTCGCTGTCTGCCGTTAAGATTAAATCCTTACCTTCTGGGGGTTGAGTGTATCTTTCTGGTTCCATAAATAAAGGACGACCTTTAGCATCTTTTGACACTTGCAAGACCACATCCTTACCTTCTAAGTATTCATTATAGGCGTATTCAAGCCCTTCAAGACCTTTTCCTTCAGCACCCACAAATCCTATGGTTTGTGACAGACCGTTTTGCTCAGGATATCTACGGTGACTTTCTCCGACAAAGTACAATCCTTTAATGCCATAAGATTCAATTTCTTTTTTTAGCTCCATAGGGAGTCGTCTTTTTAACCACACAAATCGGGTCTTTTTGCGCATACGTTTTTCTAAAACCGTAGCGTTCACACCCAAATGCTTTGCAATTTTACGAGCTGCATATCTAGGACTGTTTACAAACTGGGGGTCAGCAAACAACGAGTAGGTCGGAGTGATCATTGCCAGTTCTTTTTCTTTGCGGTCGTAAATACTACCTCTACGAGCCTGCACAGTGACGGTTTTAAAGAATTGAGTTTCTTTGTAAGCATCGAGTCTTTTGTTGGGCATCAACTGCACTCGTCCACCTTGTCCAAGAATCAGACAAAACAGAGTGAGTTTAAGAAGACAAAAAAGACTCAAAAAATACTTCATAAGGCTTTAACCTGTAACTCCTATTTACTGCTGATCAAAAATGACTTTGAACCCAAGCTCACAATTTGATTCATGTGTGGAGCTTTGACAGACAAAGTCTTTTCCGCTAGCTGAGTGATATGACGGTCTGAAACTTTAGAAGAGTAATCCGTATATAAACTGCGGTATTCATCCTCTAAAATTTTAAACTCTGAAGATAATTTATAAATTTCGTAAGACTTTCTTTTCATTTCCATTCTGGCGAACAGAATCACCATCAATGTGGCCAGAAAAATAAACAGAGAGATGAAAAAATTAAAATTTAATTTTTTATTTGTTTTTTTCATAACACTTCTCCTTTTTGGAAAACACGCAGTTGCGCGCTTCTTGATCTTTTATTTTGTAACTCTTCGTCTCTGGTGGGTTTGATTACTTTTTTGTTCACAGGTTTACCTAACTCAGAGGTTTTAAAAATGGTCTTTACAATTCTATCTTCTAAAGAGTGGAAGCTGATCACCAGCATTCTGCCCTTGGGGTTGAGCATCGCCATCAGTTGCGGCAGAACATCTCTTAAGCCCCCCAGCTCATTATTTAAGTACAAACGCAGAGCCATAAAATATTGGGTTGCAGGATGTACCCCTTTTTTTCTCCAACCGTCTGTCTTTTCAATCAAAGAGGAAAGTTGTAGCGTGCTAGTAAATTTTTGCTGTTTTCTAAATTCTAAAATTTCTCTGGTGACACGATAAGGACTTCTGACTTCACCATACACTTTAAAGATCTGGTTTAAGTCCTCTTCATCAAACTCATTCACCACATGGGCTGCCGTTTGAGTCTGGCGTTGGTCCATTCGCATATCCAAAGGACCATCATGGTAAAAGCTAAATCCACGCTCTGGGGTATCTAGCTGCGGAGAACTTACGCCTAAGTCCATCATGATATAGTCATAACTTAAAGGAAGAGAGTGCTCACGAGCATACTCGGGCCAGTGATGAAAGTTGCAATGATGAAACTCGATTCTTTGTTTTTCTGACTCTGTCGCAAAACTTAGCTTACCTTCTTGTATGGCCTGAGCGTCTTGGTCTACTGCTAAGATTTTTAAACCTTCGGCGATTTGCAAAAACGCACGCGCATGACCACCACGTCCAAAAGTCAAATCCAAACCTAACTGTGGTGGGACATCCATGCCTTGGATCGCGGCTTTGCACTCTTCTAAAAGGACAGGAATATGCACGAACTCACTCATGATCCTTCTCCTGACTCAGACGGCTGACAGCTTGTAAAATTTCGTCGTAATTTTGTGAAATGTCGCCGTACACTTTATTCCACGCAGCCTCGTCCCAAATCTCAAACTTTGATCCCATTCCAATCACCACAACATTGGCACTTAGGGCCGCAAACTCACGAAGCACTGTAGGTGTGAGCATTCTTCCTTGGGCATCTAGCACCACCTTGTGGGCACTGGCTAAATAAAATCTTTGAAAGGCTTGAACGTGAGTATCAAAGGCTGGCAGCTTGGACATTCTTTGAGTGAGAAGTTCCCACTCTGACTCGGTGTACACATCTAAGCACTTCTCGCCCTTATATATGGAGTTGGTGATCACAAGATGGATTTGTCCTTCCCTTTGATCTTTCTCAGATACTCCAGAGGCAAAAGTCGATGGCAGGCGAAAGCGCCCTTTGGGATCCATCTTAAGATTTAGTCGGCCTGAAAAGCTCAAAACCTTCTCCTTTGCATCTGGTGAATTTAAGCTCCACTTTTTTGCCTTTTATTTAGGCTTGTGACCACTTATTTCCACTATTTTCCACTTCGGAGGTTTTTTGACGCTGGTTAAGCCCTAAACGCTGGTTTGGGCCTAAAACGCTTAAAATTCAGAAAAACTAGACTTAAGTATTCCATTCTAGGTACCTGCTTGCTACTCTTGATCTCATGTCACTAAGTTGGGAATTACAAAATATTGAGGGCGGACTTGTGGAAGTGGTCACAGGATGTATGTTCAGCGGGAAAACCGAAGAACTGATCCGACAACTTAAACGCGCTCATCTGGCCAAAAAATCATACCAACTTTTTAAACCCACGATTGATAATCGTTATGACTCTGCCGAACTGGTAGTTTCACACAGTCAGCAAAAACTCCCCTCTACAGCTGTGGATGAAGCTCAAGATATTTTATCTTTGGTTAAACCAGAAACCCATGTCGTGGGTATTGATGAAGCACAATTTTTTTCTCCCGACCTCGTGAATGTAGTTGAGACTCTAGCTTTGGCAGGTAAACGCGTGATCCTTGCGGGGCTAGATACAGACTGGCAGGGCTTACCCTTTCCACCAATGCCCCAACTCTTAGCGATTGCGGATGTGATTCACAAAAAATATGCGGTCTGTACACATTGCGGTAATTTAGCCACCCGCACTCAAAGACTGGTCTCATCAAATAAGAATATTTTAGTCGGAGCAGGCGAAGTGTATCAGGCTCGCTGCCGTACCCACTTTAATCCTCCCGCGCGGCCTCAACCCCTAAAGGACGCCCCTCTCACTAATCCCTCACCTACTTTAGACGTTTAGGCGCCGAGAAAAGCCTAGCCACTCTGGCTTTCATTCGCTATATTACAAAACGAAACTTGAAGCCCTAGGAGTCAGAAATGGATTTAGATCGCGTCGAAGTTACACCCTATATCACAGAAGCCGACTTACAAAAAAAGATCACTGAGATCGCGACTCAAATCAATAAAAAATTAAAAAACTGGAAAGAGCCCGCTCTGGCCATCTGTGTTCTTAAGGGCTCCTTTATGTTTTTTTCTGACCTTGTTAGACAGATCGATTCAGACATCAAGTGTGACTTCTTAAGCTGTTCAAGCTATGGAAGTGCAAACAAATCTTCTGGTGAAGTGAAGCTGACCTTAGACCTTGCCTCCCCTATTGCTGGACAAAATGTCATCATCATTGAAGACATTGTCGACACAGGTTTAACTATGAGCTTCTTAGTCGAAAGCATCAGGGCTCGTAAACCCGAATCCATCACCACTGTGACTCTTTTGGATAAAAAAGCAGCTCGCCAAAATGACTTTCAACCTGACATTGCTGGATTTGAAATCCCTGATGAGTTTGTCGTAGGTTTTGGCTTAGACTACGCCGAGCAGTTCAGACAGCTTCCTTACATTGGAAGACTCATCAATAAGTCTTTAAACTAAGAATACTAATATTGGGTTACAAACATCTCTGTTAAAAGATCAAACATGTCTGTAGCGCGACCGCGTTGTTTGTTGGGGCCATTATAAATCAAACTAAAAGCGTATTCATGGCCGTTGTTGGATTCTATATACCCCGCAAGTCCCACGACACCGTTAAGCAGGCCTGTTTTAGCTCGCACTTTTCCTGGAATCTTCACAAACCTTTTCTTTAAAGTTCCATCAATTCCCGAACGTGGGAAAGTCGCTAAAAACTCGGCGTTGTATTCAGATTTAGAAGTGGCCTTTGTCAAAATGTCTGTAAAAAAAGCCGAGCTCATTTTATTTTCTGTCGTAAGACCCGAGGGGTTTTTCAAAACAAAACTTTTACCCGTAAAGTCTTTCGCTACCTTTTCCACAATCTTAAGACCACCCAACAATGTGCCTTGCTTTTGGTTTGCAAGTTCATCCATTTTTTTAGTCAGCATTTCAGCAATAAAGTTATTAGAGAACTTCATCATCATCTTGTTGATTTCATCCACACTCACACTTTCAATCTTAGCTAAAGTTTGAGCCGCAGCAGGGGCTTGTCCCTGTTTGATCGTGCCTTCGACTTGCACACCATAGAGATTCAAAAGGCTCATGGTTTGATTTGCTGCTCGACGTGAGGGCTGGGTGTGACTGCGATAAACCCCATACTCTTCGCCTGGTTTGATGGAACCTGTTACAACCACAGAATCGTGTTCGGGGGTAGACACCCTATCCACAAGTAAATTTGTACGCACACCCGTGATGGCATTATTTTTTAAACGGATACTGGCATCAGGAGGGTCAATATACACCCTTGCTTTTTGACCTGGTTCTGTTCCAAAAACACGAATGAACAAAGCATTCCAATTTAAAGATAAACCCGAAACGGGCGCACTGTAAGCACGCTGATCATTGGTAGTTCGAGTAGGACTGAATTTCACCTCGTCAAAAACCGTATTATCAAAAATCAGATTTCCTGTAATTTTTTGTATATTTAGTCTTTTTAACTCATGTACTAAAAGCCATAAACGTTCCGTCACCAAGGTCGGATCACCTGCACCAACCAAGTAAAGGTCGCCATCAAGAACTCCTGTCTTTACTTTAGCAGAAGACTTTAACTCCGTCACAAACTGATAATTCTTAGGATAGATTTCACACACAGCCAGTGCTGTCACAATTTTAGTCAGAGAAGCAGGAATCATCTGTTTATCTGCATTGAATTCAAAAAAAGGCTCCCATGTTTTCAAACCCGTGCGTTTGTGAAAAGAAATAGACACTTGATCTTGCGTTAAACCATGACGTTTCAAGAGACTGTCTAACTTGATACTCACAGCGTTTGCAAACACCAGTTGAGGACAAAGTAGGAGACTTAAACTGAGAGTAAAAAACAAGGTAAAAATCTGACGGCGTTTCATGCAAATAGTCTAACCAAGCCAGACTCAAATGCAAGGAATGGAAGAGTTTTCTTTGTGAAATCCAAGCTATCGTATTTTTATAAGTCCCATTAGGACATAATGCCATATCTAGTCTTTATAGTTCCCTTCACACCACAGACACCCGATCCACTTTTATCTCTATATCCCAAGAAAGAATCATTGGCTTGATATACAGAAGCCTTTATAATCTTGGTATGCAAAACTTGATTCATACACTTCTTTTATTTTTTATCTTAAGCAGTTTAGGCTGTAGTTTTAAAAACAAAAAAGATCCAGAAACTCTCACCGTAGGGCTCAGTGCGATTCCTGCAACCATGGACCCTCGTTTTGCACTTGATGCTGAGGGGATGAAAATTGGAAGCCTGATCTTTCAATCTCTAGTGACGATTGGGCCCGACATGAATGTCGTCGGTGATGCTGTAGAGTCTTGGAAGGTGGAACAGAAAGGTCCAGAATTTATTCTTAGCTTTCCTTTAAAATCACATCTTAAGTTTAGCGATTCTACCCCTATCACTTGCGATGACGTTTTATTTTCTATTCAAGAGTACAAATCTGATAGCTCTCCTTTTAAGTCTGCTTATGACAATATTAAACGCGCACGCTGTGAGCAGCATATCCTTACGCTGTATCTGGACTCTTACTCAGAAAAAATGTTGAACTCGGATTTACCTGTTCTAAAGATTTTACCAAGAAAAGTTTTTCTGACGGAAGCGGCCAGTTCATCCATGATCAGCTTTAACGACTTTTCCTATAAAAACTCCCCATCTTATAAGACAGCCAGTGATCGCTTTAAAGAACTCTTAATCGGCTCTGGTCCATTTGCTGTCTTATCGCAAGGGGAAACTACCATAACTTTAAGTCCCAATGCTCACTTCACTAAACCTCCTCAACTTAAAAAGGTGGAATTCAAAGTCATTAAAGATGACTTCACCCGCTTCTTGCAAATGTACCGCGGAGACTTAGATTTAGCCGTATCTACAATGCCAAAAAATAAAGTGGCTTCTTTAGAACGCATGGACTTTTTAGATGTAATCCGACGTCCTGGTTTAAAAATGGCTTATATTCTTGTGAATTTTAAAAATTCCACCTTAAGTTCACTTAAAAACCGTCAACTTTTATTTCAAAGCCTTAACGTGGAAGAAGTGATCAAATATAAACTAGAAGGGCTTGGTGAACCCGCCACATCTATTCTGACCAAGGCCAACCCGTATTTTAATCACGAACTTTTATCACTCCTCCCTGAGCGTCCTTCTGAGCCTGAAGAGCTGCGAAAACAAATTTTAGAGGGCGATGCAGGCAAAGAGGTTTTGCTTTTAAAAACCTCTAACACTAGAGAAGCTGTTGAAAATGCTAAACTGCTCACCAACCAAATGCGACAGTATGGATTTCGAGTCCGACATGAAAGTTATGAATGGGGCACCTACTTTAAAGACATCAAAGAAGGTAATTATGATCTGGCCACCATGACTTGGGTCGGAGCTTATGATCCAGATATTTATCGCATTGCTCTTTCAGGAAAAGAATTACCACCGCAAGGTCGCAATCGTGGATATTATCAAAACCCAGACTTTGATCGCCTTGTAGAAGCTGGCGCACAAGAGACCAACACAGACAAACGACGAGACATTTACAAAAAAGCCCAAGAGATTGCGATCAAAGACCTAGCCATCTTACCCCTATGGTATGAAGACACCATCACAGTGATCCACAAGAGAGTGAAGAATTACACACCTTCATTAAATGGAGACTACAGTGGCCTAGTAGAGGCCACACTTACACCTTAAGAAAACTCTTTCTTGTGCTTTGATGTTTTCCCTTAGAGTTTCAAGACTCGTTATCTAGTGTATTGCCATATCTAAACCACCAAATTCCTATCTCTCCTGTAGGATTTATGAATTCCTAGCCTTATCATTTGGCGACAAAAAGCCGTTGATTCACACATGACAACGATGATGAGCAAAAAAGACTGGGTGATTGTACTTGCAACTGTCCCAGCTATTTTTCTTTTAGACCAACTCACTAAAGTATGGGCCGTAAATATCTTGGGCAACGGTGGGTATTGGAATACGAATATGTCGTTTTTAGGATTTTTCCTGCATAAAAACTATGGAGCCATGCTAGGAACATTCTCTCACCTTCCACCCATTCTTCGTATCGTGTCTTTGTCTACTGGCGGTGCCTTCTTAATTTTTATTTACGCGATCATCATGAAGCTGCTTCAACACCGTCTGCTTGTACTTCGAATTGGACTTTCGATTCTGTTAGGCGGAATCTTGGGCAATGTGTTTGATCGCATCGTCTCTGGCGGGATCACTGATTTTATTGTTTTGCGCGCCTTTGGTGCTCTAAGCCCCGCCTTTAACCTAGCCGATGCCTTTCAGTGGATCGGCTACTTTTGTGTAGCATGGTCTTTGATCAAACATGGGCATTTGATTTGGCACGATGATGAAAAAAGAAACTCCTTGTGGGTGGATAAAACTTATCAACTGAAATACTGTTTTATGCTTTTAAGTTTTAGTTTTTTATTCTCAGTCATCCTTGGTGTTTTTAGTTTTACATTTTTAAAAGTGGTCTTATCTGAAGCCACACATAAGGGTGTTGAGTTACAAGGGGATTACCTAGGGCCTTTTGTTTTTATTTTTAGTATTATCACTGTGGCATTTATGATCACACTTTTTTTAGTAGGACTCAGACTTTCCCACCGCTCTGTGGGCCCTGTTCACGCATTTAGGATTTACTTAAAAGATCTCCGTAAAGGCCAATTCAGAGAGTTGCAATTAAGATCCTTAGACGAATTTAAATACTTACAAAACGATGCCAAAGCC
This portion of the Pseudobdellovibrionaceae bacterium genome encodes:
- a CDS encoding M48 family metalloprotease, which produces MTDFFEHQRRARKKSQRVLVVFFLLMLFLLYVFNIAVYWIVGGMTENSYPTYSTTAYKYQTDVVPPSSLPEAKSILDLREQPVTRTASEFLQKIFFIHPHTAHMQWAIIGLFLLLFMGGFLFKIFQYYSYPRAVVQSMVYREVFYHSNVSEAERRLLNIVEEMCISAGIPVVKTYLLTNEHSINAFTAGYDLRTAHIVVTQGALDHLNRDEMQAVIAHEVGHITSADVSVNTLLLSCIFSMTIIMTTGIRILRSSSRSSSSSSSNRRGGGGAGQILLIAVLLVCIGALGAYCGRALQSMFSRKREFLADSLAVQFTRNPSALASALAKIRDQIFVKMNHFQAANISHMCFVSSAHQGLFGVFATHPPIEDRIAVLDKEYLGVHPETEKLFTKKETPKVEKKKNTIHIPFDHLGPQVTAQRVVADSSLLFDPYLSYREAERLLGSLRKQPEVEHALHTLEDFKYPVWGLFISHDEVIKTKQIAVLRKHYGQDFSEKKLNDSILPDEECVELVNSVVFIALARAQSLDKEAKGVFLASLQELMMADEVIEPFEHLIYCCFMANNLLEKEVSRIQLEHLRSLLFLCVKLNKTSEQHELQIYQQALEKYMGVKQESVTPPKSIELGDTTLLLRQLRTKSLQTRREVLLAVRSALFSDGKITLREYEAYRAISLALDIPAPLVANPF
- a CDS encoding LemA family protein, producing MLVFGLVVAAVAIMAATIYNKLVRLKNAVKNALSQIDVQLTRRFELIPNLVETAKKFMSHERETFEAVVQARNMAVGAQKKVNSDPANTEAVKELQQAENQLMSQMSRMLLIVENYPELKANETMKGLMEELTSTENKVSFSRQAYNDSVMSYNTSIQVFPNNIFAGMFSFKEFEFLKVEDPKAKEPVKVSFD
- a CDS encoding penicillin-binding transpeptidase domain-containing protein, whose translation is MSLFCLLKLTLFCLILGQGGRVQLMPNKRLDAYKETQFFKTVTVQARRGSIYDRKEKELAMITPTYSLFADPQFVNSPRYAARKIAKHLGVNATVLEKRMRKKTRFVWLKRRLPMELKKEIESYGIKGLYFVGESHRRYPEQNGLSQTIGFVGAEGKGLEGLEYAYNEYLEGKDVVLQVSKDAKGRPLFMEPERYTQPPEGKDLILTADSEFQHYLEMELKKVYEEQGAKKAIGLILDVETGGIRAAGVWPSYDLNNARNVKPQVRINSLFQESMEQGSVIKPFAVAAALENQAYSPNSAFACLDGKIKVGKRTIKDSSKKDCETMTLTQGLAVSSNVVFTQLAQGLSKNTLRDFYKKVGFGQKTEIDFPGESTGLFYSKTWPEHMNISASFGHGFTASPIQVAAAYAAVANNGIWKQPHLVDRMIDPTGLDVKIKRQEKRVMTESTAKKVRMMLTSVVQDHGSGKAASVNGYLVAGKTGTAHKVDLVNGGYHKDKYFSSFVGMVPAGKPKFVIYIGVDEPTKDHYGSKVAAPVFSKVARFALSKEGVSPEVIQEENLFECKDLSCEQELASKTPQEPSPHSLKGLTLREALNILRQSEVDFDIRGQGVVRDVDFINGKEFKKGNKVKITLSAL
- a CDS encoding cell division protein FtsL → MKKTNKKLNFNFFISLFIFLATLMVILFARMEMKRKSYEIYKLSSEFKILEDEYRSLYTDYSSKVSDRHITQLAEKTLSVKAPHMNQIVSLGSKSFLISSK
- the rsmH gene encoding 16S rRNA (cytosine(1402)-N(4))-methyltransferase RsmH, whose amino-acid sequence is MSEFVHIPVLLEECKAAIQGMDVPPQLGLDLTFGRGGHARAFLQIAEGLKILAVDQDAQAIQEGKLSFATESEKQRIEFHHCNFHHWPEYAREHSLPLSYDYIMMDLGVSSPQLDTPERGFSFYHDGPLDMRMDQRQTQTAAHVVNEFDEEDLNQIFKVYGEVRSPYRVTREILEFRKQQKFTSTLQLSSLIEKTDGWRKKGVHPATQYFMALRLYLNNELGGLRDVLPQLMAMLNPKGRMLVISFHSLEDRIVKTIFKTSELGKPVNKKVIKPTRDEELQNKRSRSAQLRVFQKGEVL
- a CDS encoding division/cell wall cluster transcriptional repressor MraZ, coding for MSFSGRLNLKMDPKGRFRLPSTFASGVSEKDQREGQIHLVITNSIYKGEKCLDVYTESEWELLTQRMSKLPAFDTHVQAFQRFYLASAHKVVLDAQGRMLTPTVLREFAALSANVVVIGMGSKFEIWDEAAWNKVYGDISQNYDEILQAVSRLSQEKDHE
- a CDS encoding thymidine kinase, translating into MSLSWELQNIEGGLVEVVTGCMFSGKTEELIRQLKRAHLAKKSYQLFKPTIDNRYDSAELVVSHSQQKLPSTAVDEAQDILSLVKPETHVVGIDEAQFFSPDLVNVVETLALAGKRVILAGLDTDWQGLPFPPMPQLLAIADVIHKKYAVCTHCGNLATRTQRLVSSNKNILVGAGEVYQARCRTHFNPPARPQPLKDAPLTNPSPTLDV